A segment of the Sulfurovum indicum genome:
ACCGCTCTTTCTCTATTTGCTGTGAAACGACCTTGACAAGAGTGCTCCGGGATAATCTCATGTTAATGCACTTTGGATAAAATTGCTTCAATACAGCGTAAAGGATCTATGATGAATCTAACAGAAGAACAGTTAGCCAAGATCGCAAAAAAAGATGAGTATGAAGCGTTAAAAAAGAGACTTGTCCAAAAGCGCAAGGAGATGCTTGAAGATATCGAATTTGCAGAAAATGATTTCGATGAGTACCTCATAGAGCAGGAACGTGAAAAGCTCGCAAAAGAGATCAAAACACTTGCTGCGAATCTCAGAGAGATCGAAGAGTGGGAAGCGCTGGCATAGAATGAAAATAGCCTCCATCCGAACCATCCTCTTCAAAGCTCCACTGGAGACCCCTTTTGTCACTGCTCTCAGACGGGTGGATTCCCTTGAAGACCTTGTTGTCATTATTGAGGGTGATGACGGCAGTATCGGTTACGGAGAAGGAGCCCCCACACCGCAGATCACCGGTGAGACCATCGGTTCCATGCAGGCAGCCATCGACTTCATCTCTCCACAACTGATCGGTAAGGAGATAGATGACTTTTCCTCCCTCATTTCTCTGGTACATACCACCATTGTCGGGAACACCACAGCAAAATCCGCACTTGAGATCGCCCTCTATGACCTCAAAGCCAAAGCTCAAAAACTGCCTCTTTACAAAATGCTTGGCGGCACAAGGAGAAGTTTCAGAACTGATATTACCATCAGTATGGGGGAGACCGGGAAAATGGTCTCAGAGAGTCTGTCCGCGGTATCTCTGGGGTACGATACACTCAAAATAAAGATCGGTGACAACCCCCAAAAAGATGCAGAACGCATCAAGGCTATCCATAAGGTACTGGAGGGAAAGGTCTCCCTCAGGCTTGATGCCAATCAGGGCTGGAGTGCCCAGGAGAGCGTGGCCCTTTTAGAGTCGCTCGAAAAAGAAGAGATTATGGCAGAATTTATTGAGCAGCCGGTGGCCGCAGATGACATAGAGGGCCTTAAGTACATCAAAGAGCGTGTACAGACTCCTCTACTGGC
Coding sequences within it:
- a CDS encoding dipeptide epimerase, with product MKIASIRTILFKAPLETPFVTALRRVDSLEDLVVIIEGDDGSIGYGEGAPTPQITGETIGSMQAAIDFISPQLIGKEIDDFSSLISLVHTTIVGNTTAKSALEIALYDLKAKAQKLPLYKMLGGTRRSFRTDITISMGETGKMVSESLSAVSLGYDTLKIKIGDNPQKDAERIKAIHKVLEGKVSLRLDANQGWSAQESVALLESLEKEEIMAEFIEQPVAADDIEGLKYIKERVQTPLLADESVFSLKDARRLLEMEAVDYINIKLAKTGGISQALALADLCASYQVKCMVGCMLEGPISVAAGVHLASSRADTVTMLDLDAVALLASHSLKTDTLFNESEIVLSDTAGIGISL